A genomic region of Verrucomicrobiia bacterium contains the following coding sequences:
- a CDS encoding ATPase, T2SS/T4P/T4SS family: MAFISLKGFLERAGLATNTQFDEWHKAWRVAVESGSQDSLLSFICRERGLAEDAFLQSLASGLGWPFLELAKAAVPPEARNKISTKIAFQYTIIPTDMVEGTLQVAVSNPFDTAMLNAVRFDARCPVQFALAPKVEIEKALKKYYGVGAETLDEMAEEDEPMDLDLPTDKEITEGDQEASVIKFVNQIIWEAFKDRATDIHFEPQEDELRIRYRIDGILHQTPMPPQLKRFQAALISRIKVMSGMNIAEKRLPQDGRINVRIKGEELDIRVSTVPTVYGESVSLRLLTRGKIFLSLDKLGFAPKDESAIRELIVKPHGIILITGPTGSGKSTSLYAMLSSINSIQKRIITVEEPVEYELKGINQIAVRPEIGLTFAVGLRHILRQDPNVIMVGEIRDLETAEIAIRAALTGHLVFSTLHTNDAPSAFTRLIDMGIEPFLVASSIEAIMAQRLVRTICKGCKTEQHVDPAYLRRIGYPEEEIATAKFWHGAGCDDCRQLGYQGRLAIYELLVVNELLRPLILQRAAASTIAARAIEGGMRTLRIDGWNKVRNGITTIEEVLRVTQIEEHLDSLMEGKMETISRG; the protein is encoded by the coding sequence ATGGCGTTTATCTCGCTGAAAGGTTTTTTGGAACGGGCCGGTCTCGCCACGAACACCCAGTTCGATGAGTGGCACAAGGCTTGGCGCGTGGCCGTGGAAAGCGGCTCCCAGGACTCGTTGCTGTCCTTCATCTGCCGCGAACGCGGCCTGGCCGAAGACGCCTTCCTCCAGTCGCTCGCCAGCGGTCTGGGCTGGCCCTTCCTGGAACTGGCCAAGGCCGCCGTGCCGCCCGAGGCCCGCAACAAGATTTCCACCAAGATCGCCTTCCAATACACCATCATCCCCACCGACATGGTCGAGGGCACCTTGCAGGTGGCGGTCAGCAATCCCTTCGACACGGCCATGCTGAATGCCGTGCGGTTTGACGCGCGGTGCCCGGTGCAATTTGCCCTCGCCCCCAAGGTCGAAATCGAGAAGGCGCTGAAGAAGTATTACGGCGTCGGCGCGGAAACCCTCGACGAAATGGCCGAGGAGGACGAGCCGATGGACCTCGATCTGCCGACGGACAAGGAAATCACCGAGGGCGACCAGGAGGCGTCGGTCATCAAGTTCGTGAACCAGATCATCTGGGAGGCGTTCAAGGACCGCGCCACGGACATTCACTTCGAGCCGCAGGAGGACGAACTCCGCATCCGCTACCGCATTGACGGCATCCTGCATCAAACCCCGATGCCGCCGCAGTTGAAGCGCTTCCAGGCGGCGCTGATCTCGCGCATCAAGGTCATGTCCGGCATGAACATCGCCGAGAAGCGCCTCCCGCAGGACGGCCGCATCAACGTCCGCATCAAGGGCGAGGAACTCGACATTCGCGTCTCCACGGTGCCGACGGTTTATGGCGAATCGGTTTCCCTGCGCTTGCTGACGCGTGGCAAAATTTTCCTGAGCCTCGACAAGCTGGGCTTCGCGCCGAAGGACGAGTCGGCAATCCGGGAACTCATCGTCAAGCCGCACGGCATCATTCTCATCACCGGTCCGACGGGCTCCGGCAAATCCACGTCGCTCTACGCGATGTTGAGCAGCATCAATTCGATCCAGAAACGCATCATCACGGTCGAGGAGCCGGTCGAATACGAGCTCAAGGGCATCAACCAGATTGCGGTGCGGCCGGAGATCGGCCTGACGTTCGCCGTCGGGCTGCGCCACATTTTGCGCCAGGATCCGAACGTCATCATGGTCGGCGAAATCCGCGACTTGGAGACGGCGGAAATCGCCATCCGCGCGGCGCTGACCGGTCACCTGGTGTTCTCAACGCTTCACACGAACGACGCGCCCAGCGCGTTTACGCGTCTCATCGACATGGGCATCGAGCCGTTCCTGGTCGCCTCGTCCATCGAGGCCATCATGGCGCAGCGTCTCGTGCGCACCATCTGCAAGGGCTGCAAGACTGAGCAGCACGTCGACCCCGCGTATCTCCGGCGCATCGGCTATCCCGAGGAGGAAATTGCCACCGCCAAGTTCTGGCACGGCGCCGGTTGCGACGACTGCCGGCAGCTCGGCTACCAGGGGCGGCTGGCCATTTACGAATTGCTCGTCGTCAACGAGCTGCTGCGCCCGCTCATTTTGCAGCGCGCCGCGGCGTCCACCATCGCCGCCCGGGCCATTGAAGGCGGCATGCGCACGCTGCGCATTGACGGCTGGAACAAGGTCCGCAACGGCATCACCACCATCGAAGAGGTGCTGCGCGTCACGCAAATCGAGGAGCATCTCGATTCGCTGATGGAGGGGAAAATGGAAACCATTTCGCGAGGCTAA